The bacterium genomic interval TTCTGGTGACTCCTGTGGATGACTCTTCTTTGGGGGCAGTGGCCGTGTTGAGTTTTTGCATGTTTCCCGGGAAGGCGGCTTGGCCTGAAGTTCGGAAGCGTGGCATCGAGTTGGGGGTGGACCTGGTGGCATTACGAAAAGCTTTTTTAAAGCTACCCCAGTTGAATGAAAAGGGCCGGCGTGGGGCGCTTCAGATTATGCGGGCCTTGGGGACGGCTATTCAAGAGGTGAAGCGGAATTATGATCTTCAGCAGCAACTTCTGGCGATGCAAAAAGGTGGAGGGGCGGCGTCGATCATGAAGGAACTGATTCGGAATAGTAGTCAGAATAAACTGGCGGAAGGTGCGGAGCGAACAGATGGGGTCCCTATGTTGGTTCGTGTTGTGTGCGACTTGATTCGGCAGCGGCCTGATTTGCCGCTATCTGTCAAAGAGCTTGCCACCGTTGCCCGGTTGACTCCCAATCATTTCACATCCTTGTTTCACCGCCATACAGGTCAGATTTTTACCGAGTACCTTTCGAATGAGCGGCTCAAGCGGGCCAAGCAATATCTGGTTGATCTGACTCTAAGCATCAATGAAGTGGCGCGCCTGGTAGGCTATGACGATCCGAGTTACTTTACGCGATGGTTTCGTCAACACGCAGGGGCATCCCCGCGCGAATGGCGAGAAAAACGCCCCGCGGAAGCCTCCTGAAACTCGAACTTTGAATCCTGGCCTGATCATGACGTAGTGTCGGAATTCTTTACAAATGCTTTCATTTCAGGCGCCTTTATACAGGTGTTGTGGTGTGAATATATTCAGTATAAGCATCTTGTTACAAATGTGATATGACCGAGTGTCTGGAAAGTTTACAACTAGTGGCATGACATATGCTTAGCAAGGCAAGGAACTGTAAGTATTTGTAAAGAAATCTGAATGATGTCATTTTATATATAGCGCGGGGGGGCGAATAAGGGTAAGGATTTGCTCAGGGTATTGTCCTGTGAGTAAAAATTGACCTGACGGGAAAGGATGCCTTGAACGTGCAATGTTTCTTCTCGTTTATCGCGGCAATGGTCGCTGTTGCTGTGAGTGTTTTTGCGCTCTATCGTCAACCGAAACGATCACGGGTAGGAATTGCCTTTGTCTTGGGAATGACGTTCCTGGGGGGGGAAAGCCTTCTGGCCGGGTTGAGCGCCTCTGCATTTCTATTGCCGGAGGTGTTAATCTGGCAGCGGTGGCGTCTTCTTGTGATGGCATTATTACCGGGATGCTGGCTTCTCTTTAGTCTGACTTATGGGCGGGGGAATGAAAGAGAGTTTGTGGTTCGATGGAGGGCCATCCTTGTCGGGGCATTTATCCTGCCTATTGGAGTGGTCGCTCTGTCGTGGAATGAGTTGTTGAGCGGTGAGGCTGGGGCCGGCCCGAACGCCATGTGGATGTTGTCGCTTGCCCAATCCGGTGTTCTCCTTAATGTCCTTTTCATTGTGGGGGGCGTTCTCTGCTTGATGAACTTGGAATCCACGCTGCGGGAGTCGAGGGGAATCATGCGCTGGCGGGTCAAGTACATGATTCTGGGTGTGGGCATTCTGTTTGTGGTGCGGTGCTACACATCTATCCAGACCGTCCTATATTCTTCCATCAATGTGGATCTGACCGGTCTGGACGCAGGTGCGCTGATGATTGGTGGCGTATTCATGTCTGTGGCATTAAGTCGGGGTTCTCTGGGAGCGGTGGATTTGTATCCGTCATATAGGCCCCTTTTTGGTTCGCTGACTGTGATTGTGGCGGGTGCGTACCTGCTCTTGGTGGGGTTGCTTGCCGAAGCGGTTGCCTATTTACAGGTGGGGAATTCCTTTCCTTTACAAGCATTTCTGGTCCTGGTGGGGATGAGCGGGGTAACCATTGTTCTCTTGTCCGACCGGTTACGGCAGCGTACGAAGCGCTTTATCAGTCACCATCTTCATAGGCCCCAGTATGACTATCGCCGAGTGTGGTCGAAATTTACAGAACGAACCGCTTCGCTCACCGATCCGTTTGAGTTCTGCCGGGAGGTAACCCGACTCATTTCGGAGACCTTAGAGGTGCTTTCGGTGACCATCTGGTTGGTCGATGAGCATAGGCACACATTTTCCCTTGGCGGGTCTACCTCGCTCTCTGAAGGGGATGCCCGGACTTTAATTGGAGAGGGGAAGTTAGGCACCAGTGCGGTGCGGGTACTTCGTGAGAATGTCTATCCGACAGCCGTTCTTGAGGTGACTGGGGAACTTGGCGTGGTACTTCAGCAATTGTCCCGAAAGAAATTTGAGAAAGGGGGCGACTATTATTTTCTGA includes:
- a CDS encoding helix-turn-helix domain-containing protein, coding for MKIPDADSLDQKILQHPLILQLGEMVAEIMGLRVLVVYPNEDGWSQYFVGVKDSTRTEFCRLIHSTREGGKHCKMCHVLMTTAASTGGEVEHRCHLGCEVLVTPVDDSSLGAVAVLSFCMFPGKAAWPEVRKRGIELGVDLVALRKAFLKLPQLNEKGRRGALQIMRALGTAIQEVKRNYDLQQQLLAMQKGGGAASIMKELIRNSSQNKLAEGAERTDGVPMLVRVVCDLIRQRPDLPLSVKELATVARLTPNHFTSLFHRHTGQIFTEYLSNERLKRAKQYLVDLTLSINEVARLVGYDDPSYFTRWFRQHAGASPREWREKRPAEAS
- the prsK gene encoding XrtA/PEP-CTERM system histidine kinase PrsK yields the protein MQCFFSFIAAMVAVAVSVFALYRQPKRSRVGIAFVLGMTFLGGESLLAGLSASAFLLPEVLIWQRWRLLVMALLPGCWLLFSLTYGRGNEREFVVRWRAILVGAFILPIGVVALSWNELLSGEAGAGPNAMWMLSLAQSGVLLNVLFIVGGVLCLMNLESTLRESRGIMRWRVKYMILGVGILFVVRCYTSIQTVLYSSINVDLTGLDAGALMIGGVFMSVALSRGSLGAVDLYPSYRPLFGSLTVIVAGAYLLLVGLLAEAVAYLQVGNSFPLQAFLVLVGMSGVTIVLLSDRLRQRTKRFISHHLHRPQYDYRRVWSKFTERTASLTDPFEFCREVTRLISETLEVLSVTIWLVDEHRHTFSLGGSTSLSEGDARTLIGEGKLGTSAVRVLRENVYPTAVLEVTGELGVVLQQLSRKKFEKGGDYYFLTLATRDEVLGVLIMGDRVSGLPFTIEEFDLIRTIGNQIVAILLSIKLSSRLGEAQKLKAFQSMSAFFVHDLKNTASTLSLMLQNLPKHFDDPEFRQDALRAISKSVDKINALILRLSCLRQKLDVKPVLADLNIVVQSTLAGLVGCGPDMVATELNLIPLTMVDAEQMQKVITNLVLNARDALGTEGKISIQTERVGRGVVLSVSDNGCGMTPEFMEQSLFRPFQTTKQEGLGIGLFHCKMIVDAHHGKIEVESQIGIGTTFRVFLPVPGEKP